The following nucleotide sequence is from Scheffersomyces stipitis CBS 6054 chromosome 4, complete sequence.
CCAGTTCAAGGTGAAGATCCTCTTGATTTGATTCTTGCAGAGAAGTTCTATCACATTGTAGCAACTTCAAGCCCTCAAGAAGCTTTGGCATTTCTCTATAAATACTTAGAATCAAAATCTGTGGATGAAACTCAGAATTTGATTGACACAATCACAATACCCATTGGTCAAGAAATTGGTCCAGAAGCATTCCAAGATGTTTTGCTCAGGTTTTCAATTGATCAAGCATCTGTTATCTTCAATGGTGTGATCTATGAATTGACTTCCCCTAACTGGCAGATAGCGATGAGCAAACAACTCAGCCAGGATATTGCCTTATTGAAGCTGCATCTTCGAAACGGTAATGCAGAAGGAAAATCCTTGAAAAGTCTACTCTATGAAAACGCAGGCACTGAGAGAAACTTGAGAATAATCCCAATTGAACCAAGTGATACATTGTACAAGGCAGTAGATGAAGACCTTATCAAGTATTCAACATTGATTCGCAAGGATACTACTGAAGGCATAGCTGGTACATTTTGGTTAGTGGGtgatttgaacaagaaaatatGTCAAACCCAGCTATTGAATTTACTAATTTCCTTTAAGAAGTCAAAGTATGACTACCAAATCAGAGTTATAAACTCGGGAACCACTTCAGCTGTGCTTAATAAGGTGAAGAAATCCTTTAAATTGGATAAATTATCTAGCCCAAAGATCGATAAGGTTAtagaattgttcaagtcaGAGTTCAGGGAAGtctcagcttcttcaaataatACCATTATCAAATTTTTGGAATCCAAACAGTTGCCCCTGCATCACGACTTCCTATTATTCAACTCAAGATATTTCCGTCTTGATATTCCTctttcaaagaaagaaattgaacttttgTTGGAATATGAGTACTCTCAGCGATTATCACTTTTTGATGATATTCTCAAGGCTTATCCTGAAGTTTTCCATGGTCAGCAAATTGATAACTTCAGTCTACCAGCATCTGTTGGAAGTAGAGAAGACTGGATGGACTTGGTAACTAGTGTGGTCACGAAATCATTCCATTTCGATGATAGGCTGTTCATCACTGATGTGTCTAGATTTGATTTTAGCAAGTTGAACTATGGAAATTGCATTGACGTGAATACTTATGAAGTAACCAAGAAAATTGACATATTACTTATAGTTGATCCTCTTGACGAGTATTCACAAAAGCTTGCAACTATTGTCAAGTCCGTAGCTGACATCCCGTTTGTCAATACTCGAATTTTGTTGCAACCATCAACGGAAGAGGTTGAAGATATCACAATCAAAAGATTCTACAGAGGAGTTTACGAGAGCTCTTCCCCAATGTTCGTAGATGGAAAGTGGAGTTCAAATTCCAGTGCATCGTTTGAACTGCTTCCTGGAAGTGAATTGTTCACCACTGATTTGGATATTCCAACAAGATGGTTAACAACTCTCAAGGAAAGTCCAATAGGTGTAGACATGGACAACATTAAATTTgacaactacaacaataaGAATGCCTACGGTGTATATGAGCTTAGAAACATTCTTATTGAAGGATATGCTAGAAATGTAGCAAATGGAAATGCTCCTTCTGGCATTTCTATGAAATTGGCAAAGTCAGGTTCAATAACTGATACTATAGTTATGTCCACTATGGGATACCTACAATTGAGTGCGCTTCCCGGGATCTGGAAGCTTTTCCTCGACAGTGGTAAAAGTTCCAAGCATTATTCATTactttctgcttcttctaatAAGTTTGAAGCTAATACGGCCTCTTTGGAATATGTCGATATTGGTATTTTCAACCTCAATGGCCAATTGATTTTCCCAAGATTAAGAAAGAATCCAGGCTACGAAGGAGTTGAATTTTCCAACGATGCTGAAGCTGATAAAAATGAAGGTATCAAGAACGCCGGCATTATACAATCGGTATTTAAGATGGACAAGCCAGCAAAGGAAGCAGATATAAATATCTTTACTATTGCTAGTGGGCACTTGTACGAGAGATTTGTGGGCATCATGACTGCTTCCTTGAGAAAGCACTCACATAGACTGATTAAGATATGGATTATTGAGAACTATATCTCGTCTCACTTCAAGAGGTTACTCCCATATTtgtctgaaaaatatgATGTGGAGTTTGAACTCATTTCATACAAGTGGCCAAATTTCTTGCGCAAACAACGtgaaaaacaaagaagtatCTGGGGATACAAGATTTTATTTTTGGATGTGATATTTCCCCAAGACCTTCACAAGGTGATATTCGTAGATGCTGACCAGGTGGTCAGAACAGATATGCAAGATTTGGTTGATATGAATTTGGAGGGTGCTGCTTATGGATTTACTCCTATGTGTGATTctagagaagaaatggatGGTTTCAGATTCTGGAAACAAGGCTACTGGACACAAGTTTTGAAGGATGATTTGAAGTATCACATTAGTGCTCTTTATGTCGTAGATTTGGATAAGTTCAGACAGATTAGAGCCGGCGATCGCTTGAGGTCTCATTATCAAAAGCTTTCAGCAGACCCCAACTCATTGTCTAATTTAGATCAGGACTTGCCCAACAACATGCAAAGAAGcatcaagatcttcagTCTTCCCCAGGAATGGTTGTGGTGTGAGGCTTGGTGTTCTGACGAATCCATGAAGACGGCCAAGACAATTGACTTGTGTAACAATCCATTGACTAAGGAAAGCAAATTGGAGAGAGCCAAACGGTTGATTCCAGAATGGACTGTGtatgatgaagaagtgcAAGAATTGGTTGTTAAGGCTACTGAAGAGTACTacgagaagaaagaaaaggaatcggaagaattcaagaagcttgaagaacaggaaAGGCTGAgggaagaggaagaggaagaggaagaggatAACGACATCGACCACGACGAATTATAGACTTCGAATCCAAAGGAAAAGGTATATAAAAGataattttgcaaattCAATTGCTTTTAATTTAAAGAAAACTTGTGAAAAGTATTCGATATAGCTGTAAGTGAGCGCTTTTGTGTCTTGACACACTTCAACACTAGCATGACATGCTATTAAGCATTTTAAATTTCAGGTAGAAAAACTCGAAAAAATCAATTCGTATCATCTTTTCGATCTGGGATCCTTTCGTATTCTGCTAAATAATCTTCAGTAGCCTTTGTGTTTCCTTACTATTCTTCTAGCTTCCATTGATGGTTCAAAAAATCGTGAAATGTTGCACCCAAATCTATCTGCAGGATAGGGCCGGTGGACTCAACATTCTGCAGATCTAGAGAGCCAGTGGGGAACGTGGAAGAATCGGAAGGTCGGGCCAATCTGCATTTAAAATTGCTTCAAATCCTTTCAAATTCTAGAAACCTATCCAGACATAAGATTTTTAAATATGAGCTGGGTTTTGTAGTCATAAGTTATGTTTTCGTATTTCCAGCTCCCACTATACGCCCATTAGTCTGTTTATCGTATAGAATCAACGCCTGCATAGTATACTATCGGCCTGCAGATACATTCATAATAATTAGTCATGTCACATGCTGGCAGCGTTAACGGACAAAATCTGGTTGTGTGCAGGCTCGATAactgaaatatttttgGCCCATGCCTCCATgatcttgatttttcagaattgtGTATCAGTGTCTTTTCTATTGAATTCTTTCGACAGGTCTAATTGGCGTTGTTTGCGGTGAAATACTAAACCTTAAACGCTGCTGAGTTTCTTGTGGAATAGTAAGTTCTTGAGTTGAGTCTTCCTACCTGTAAGCGCTTATTGAGTCACCGTGAATTACGCATagattgaatttttcaacattcATTAACCTTAAAATCGTTAGACTGTTTTTTCTGCTTTCGAAACAAAACGTATCTGAAGTTATCAGTTCTGTCTGATTTGTCATTCTACATCTCCATCTCAGATCTGTGTTGATATTCTGGATTAAGCaaaattcatttttttGACATATTCATTGTTTATAACGTATTCATTCATCaattgaaatgaaaatCTCAGACAAATTATCCCAAGCCCATTCGTCGGCCAACCCACCTCCGGCCACATTCTCGTTCGAGTTCTTTGTGCCCAAAACGTCGCAAGGTGTCCAGAACCTCTACGACAGAATGGACAGAATGTATGACTTGAATCctatcttcattgatatCACGTGGAACGCTGGAGGCAGATCCTCTTCTTTGACTAACGAGATGGTCTATACTGCCCAGTCAACTTTGGGTTTGGAGACGTGTATGCATTTGACATGTACCAACATGAAGGTTGAGCTCATTGACGAAGCCTTACATAAGGCGTTTGAGTCGGGCTGCCAGAATATCTTAGCCTTGAGAGGTGATCCTCCATTGGATGGTTCTGAGTCGACTGGTGATTTCAAGTACGCCAAGGACTTGATTGAATATATCCGTCGCAAGTATGGCGATCACTTCAACATCGGTGTAGCTGCTTATCCGGAAGGACATCCTGAGGAAGATTCAGAGGCCAAAACCTTGGAGTACTTGAAGGAGAAGTGTGATGTCGGTGCTGACTTCATCATCACCCAGATGTTCTATGATGTGGACAACTTCATTCTGTGGTGCTCTAAGATCCGTAAGATTGGCGTAAACATCCCGATCATTCCAGGGATTATGCCGATTTCGACCTACGCCGCCTTCGTCAGAAGAGCCAAATGGTCTCAGATCGCCATTCCTCCACATTTCTTGGAGGTCTTGGAACCAATCAAGGATGATGATTACTTGGTAAGAGAGAAGGGAACTGAGTTGGTTTCTCAGATGTGCACCAAGTTGTTGCAATCGGGTTTTGTCAACCACTTGCACTTCTACACAATGAACTTAGAAAGAGCCACAATCATGATTTTGGAGACTTTGAACATTATTGAACCCGTCAAAGCCCACGAAAATACTGGTGGAGATGAGTTACCATGGAGAAAGTCGTTACATCCTCAGAGATCGAAAGAAACTATCCGTCCTATCTTCTGGCAAAACAGGAAATATTCTTATATTACCAGAACAGCTACTTGGGATGAGTTTCCAAATGGTAGATGGGGTGATTCTAGATCTCCAGCTTTTGGTGATATCGATTTGTGTGCTTCTGAGTTGTTGCGTCAATCGCCCAAAAAGGCTTATGATTTGTGGGGAACTCCTCAGACTTTGAAGGATTTCTCGGACATCATCGTTTCCTATTTGCAAGGTGAATTGAAGTCTTTGCCTTGGTCTGATGGTCCAATTGGCGAGGATACTTCGGTTATGGTTGaaaacttgatcaatttgaaCCACAAGGGTTTCTTAACAATGAACTCTCAGCCTGCTTTGAACGCTGTTAAGTCTAGCGAAAAAGTCTATGGTTGGGGTCCAAAGAATGGCTATGTTTACCAGAAGCAGTACTTGGAATTCTTCTGTCCCAAGGATTTGCTTCCTAAGTTGTTGCACACTATTGACTCTTACAACAAGTCTGAAGGGGATGCTTCGTCTAGTATCATTAGTTATTATGCTGTTGACAAGAATGGTAATTTGTCTACTAATTGTAAGGATGACGATATCAACGCTGTCACCTGGGGTGTTTTCCCCGGTGAAgagattttgcaacctacaattgtagaaaagaCTTCCTTTTTAGCTTGGAAGGACGAAGTCTACAGATTATTCACTGAATGGACGAACATCTTGCAAAGTAACTTGGTTGACGCTGACAAGGACAAAATCAGCGGTTTTGTCGATTTgatcaccaacttcagcaaTAACTTTGTCTTGTGTAACTTAGtcaacaacgacttcatCGACAAGAACGAaactcttttcaatttgattgaAACGGTTGCCAGTGAAGGAAACTAAACTTTCCTTTATTGTAAATCGGAGAAGTCTCTCTCAGTTTTTGCTTgttttttttgttttgtttAATTCACTACGCAGGGTCTTATTAAAGGAGTACTCAACATACTCACTCTAAGGTTAACTTCAACATTTAATCTTACACCTCATTAAGAACGAATCCAGCTTAATGCGTATCCCTATTTTATGATAGTTACGGTTATGGTTATGGCTACGGTAATATTGCATCCAATGATCAGGGTTGAACATGAGATTGATCTCTCTTGCCCCTTTCATTGTCTTTTAATTCATTTCAACAATAGTTTTTAATAATGAAGCCTTCAAGGTTTCAGTCtgtttttttttgcacTTGCTTTTTTGTCATCTTCTATTGGTTATATAAAAAGAATCCTCCTGTGTATAGTGGCATCCTCAACGGTATGGTAATAAATATCTACTCTTGTATTTCATTTGGTGATGTAGGTTTTTGTTAGAATTGTTGCTGCGTGGCAATTAGTATTTGGAGTCGTATTtatttggctgcgaaaaattaTTGTTTGTCTAATAATATTTAACGTGTATTAATACAGGAAACAAAAGTCTAAGAATGGTATTACGagagaaaacaaaacaATCAACATCGAAAATGGATGAAAATGGGATAGACTATTAAAGAAAGGCCCAAGTCGATCTGTACCGACTTACAATAAAAATATGAGAGCCATTAATATTGAAGCGGCATTGAACCTAGGAGCTAATACAGCTGCACTTCCTTCGTAGTAGTCGGTATTAGGAACTGGATATAAGCTGCTTCCGGCAGCATCAGGAAGAACACTAGCAGAAGTAggaatttcttgaacaattgtAGGTACCACTGAAGAGGGACGTTGCCCAGACTCAACAGAAccaacagaagaaacacTTGACTCTTCGGGGCCTTCTGGGCTGTGGTTAACTTCAGAAGCTAATTCAGGTATTTCTGTGGCCTTTGCActgaaatcttcttgatatgTAGATCCTTTCGAAAGTTTCGAAGCATCAGCAGACCCATGTTCAGGAAAATGTGTGGTGGCAGACAATGGAAGTTCCAGAACTGGCGTAATCTCGACTTCGGCAGATTCAACCTGTAGCAGGGCAAGACTTGTAGGAATTATTGGCGAATCGTTGCTCGTGCTACCCTTTGTAATAACTATTCTCTTGGTTTCAGTCAAGTTACAGTAGATCGTATAAATTGAAACTGTACTAGAATTAGTTGCGGTAATAACAGAAATGCCAGTTTCAAAGGAAGAAGTGTGACACGCCTCTGTATCACAAGACGTAACAACTACAGTAGTCGAAGTAGGAGCAGTAACTATGGTGGTACTAGTGATGACACTATGAACACAAGCTTCATCTCTTGGGAAACAAACTGTACTATTGTTTTGGCTGGGTTCCTCTGAAGTAGATGACATCTTGGTAGATTCAGTAAGTGCATATGAGGAGACTGTTTGggaagatgaagtcgaTTCcaaagatgaagtagaTTGGAAAAACGAAGTTgatactgaagaagaaatagattCGAAAGGAGGATTTGATCTAGAAAACGAAATGATTTCCGAAGACAAAGTGGTTTCCGAAGACGAGGAATATTCCGTAGATGAAGTAGTCTGGGACGACAAAGTAGTCTGTGACGACAAAGTAGTTCGAGAGGACAAAGTAGTCTGGGAAGACAAAGTAGTTTGAGAGGACAAAGTAGTTTGAGAAGACAAAGTAGTCTGTGACGACAAAGTAGTTTGAGAGGACAAAGTAGTCTGGGAGGACGAAATAGTTTGAGAGGACGAAGTAGTCTGGGACGACAAAGTAGTTTGAGACGACAAAGTAGTTTGAGAGGACAAAGTAGTCTGGGACGACGAAATAGTCTGGGAGGACGAAGTAGTCTGGGACGACAAAGTAGTCTGGGACGACAAAGTAGTTTGAGAGGACAAAGTAGTCTGGGACGACGAAATAGTCTGGGAGGACGAAGTAGTCTGGGACGACAAAGTAGTCTGGGACGACAAAGTAGTTTGAGACGACAAAGTAGTTTGAGAGGACAAAGTAGTCTGGGACGACGAAATAGTCTGGGAGGACGAAGCatgttttgaagaagaatttgattcCACTGAAGGTGTAGATTTCAATGAAGGGCAAGGCTCGAAGGACGAAACTGTCGTGGAAGGTCCAGTAGACTTCGTTCTAGAAGACTCTGTAGAGCAGGATGTGAGTGTACTTGTCAATGTGGTTTTGGTTCGAGGAGGAGTAACAGTGGTCGTAACTGTTGAGGTGGTTTCAGTAGATGTTGTTGTAGTAAAAGTATCGGTACCTCTAGTGTTTGTGGAGCTTGGTGTAATGATAGTATTCGAAGTTGGCTTAGGAGGTGTACTACTTGGAGAGCTTGTGGCACTTGTAGTACTCCATGCACTCGTAGTACTTGGGAGAGTGGAAGTGCATGGGGTACTAGAAGTTATTTCAGTGgttggaaaacttggaGTGCTACTTGTACAAGGCTTTTTTGACCAGAATGGTTTCCAAGGCTTTGTTGGCCGTGGAGGGATAGTTTTCTCGGAGCAAGGTGGGGTACTGGAAGTACATGGGGTACTAGAAGTTATTTCAGTGgttggaaaacttggaGTGCTACTTGTACAAGGCTCTTTTGACCAGAATGGTTTCCAAGGCTTTGTTGGCCGTGGAGGGATAGTTTTCTCGGAGCAAGGTTTCGTTGACAAAATTCTATGCCGTTTATTGTTAGTGAAAGTCTCTACTTTGGGGGTGAGTTCAATAACTTCATTAGTTTCTGCCAACGGATAATAAGTAGCATATGAAGTGCTGACACCTTCATTAACTTCAGTCACAAAGGTCACTTCAGTTTTGTATCTGTTTATCTGACAAGTGCCACTCTCACATTCTGTTTGGACTGCAATCGTAGTCTGAGGATCTTGTAAAGTAAAAAGGGAATTATACTTCAGGGCATCATCGACTCTAGGGATTGCAACGAAAGCAGCAGATGCTGCTGTTAGAAACCCAGCCGAGACTACTGTCTGAGCGAATTTCATACTTAATCTGTTCTGGAAAAGTAACTAGCGAGTGAAGTTAGCTTGCAGAATTAAAGATAAACTCTATACTTGGATGGGACTGAGAAGGCATATTTATAGGATTTGGAGATGAATTCTAGTACGACTGGCTATTGTTTTCATTTGAGCAAACAGGGAAACACTTGAAGCCTTTCAGAACATCGCTATCGTTTACCAAAATTACAATTGCACTTGCGCAAGAATATAAGTTGCAATTATAAGGTGATGTTGTGCTGCAAAtattttttctcttctgtaCATTTTAGATTCGACCAGGTACAATGCGTTAGTGTAATGCAGGTTGCAGAAAAATATGCTTCATACCAATTTAACATCCTCCTTCAGTAAAGTAGTTGAGTTTTGTCCCTAACAGGAAAAGCAGATCCGAATACAATATCCAAAAAGGGACATTAATAACAAAACACAAACGCCATTCCGCCAAACATTTTTTGGCTTCCGCTTACCTTAATTGCCTTGGTTAGAGCCTTCAATTTCGGTTTAGTCCAGACCCTTCAAACAATAATTCGCCTGATTAGGATTCTTGGGGGAAGCTACAATGAAGCTACAATTAAGCTGCAACACAAGTAATTTATACATTTCCGATGTAATCATGGGTTTAAGGTTTAGGCTTGGTTGGCATGCAATGGAATTGTCTCGTATCAAATTTACTCTCATCACGTCGCTAAAAAACCATAAGCTAAAAAGACTGCAGAGGTTCAACAACACGATGAAAAATCATTAAGAGGTTGACTATTTGCAACTATAACGACTCATctattgttcaattgtgTGATGTCAAAAAGTTACCTTACCCCAGCCCGCACATAAGTGTATCAGAGTGTACCAGATATCTGATACAttccttttcctcttctggaaattgGATTCACATTTACAAAAGGTGAAGAAATATATACATTGCATCAGTTGCATGTTTTCCAATACCAATTAATCATAGATAAGACGTAGAAGCTATCTGGAAATAATCTTGGGATGTAATTACATTGATTCGCTTCTCTAGGCGTCGTACTACATGTACATTCCGCTTTCTGAACGATGCATTCTCCATGCAAATACAGTATGCTTAGTCCCTGCTGGATCACTGCTCAAACTAGAACCTAGCCGAATTGCAAGCTCAACAATGAAAACAAAGCTGAGCCACACCTAAAAGCTAAATCGGAGACATGCGTCAATGGGTGATACATGGAAAACTTTGAGTTGCAACTCTTGATTATGTTCTTACTTCACGAGAAATTCACCTTTATCAACATTCCTAATTGTAACATAGTCACTGGAAGAGGAAAAGGATGCAAAATAATTGGACTAAAGGAGATAAATAAACAGTTAATAATTCATTGGGTGAATGTTTGAACTCTGTACTACGCTACCTCGTACGGGGATTATAGTACCAAGTAATTCACATTTTCTACCGTCTAATAGCAAATTGGTTACGTGGAATTACCGTTACCTAATTTCGACGCAAACTGTCAGAATTACCTATTCGAGAGTTCCTATTCTCCATACTTCCAAGCCCATAATCTTGAACCTGCCTATTCTGGCCCCAGGGTCTGAGGTGTTTAGGATTTCGTTACCGAACGTTTCACACCCGCAGCTTACACCTTTGTATAGCGACTTGTCTATATATAACCCATTCTGACCGTTGGACGAACCCacagaaatgaaattatGATTAGAATAGATGATGTTGTCGTTAATTCCCGTATATGGATATGCCTTGAAACGAGTAGCAGTGCgtgaagaaggagaactAGGAGTACTTTCCgaatcaaaatcaatcaAATTTGGATTAGAGTTATGGGAAAGTAATTGTGGATCGTATGTTTCGCATTTCCAGAGGAAACATTCCCCATTGCCGTAATACCGCTTGTGGTCCATTATCTTGAGGTTCTCATTCAAGTAACATCCgaatttggaattcttttcatctttcaCAATCAAAACATAGCCTTGAGGCCGTTTTGTTTCGTAGCTGTTATATGGACCAGAAGCCCCTACTACCATGTTTCTAATTATAGCGTCACCGTAGCCCTTGTCTactctttttttctttagCTGCTGCAACTGATACTCTGGATCACAATTTCTGTAGAGTGTATTTATAGAAATTCCATGCTGTTCTAGGGAATAAACTAGTGTCCATTCGTCAAATAACTGGAGTCGTGCTGGAACAAGATTACGGATGTTGCCAGCAAGTTCTTCGTCCAAAAGTCTGTGCTTGGTCGAATTCTTATAACCTACTAGGTTTAGCGGCGGCAATGGCGGCAATGAGTTGATGCTATTAGTTGAAGAGGTTGCCTGAATCTCGCCGCTCTTGGGAGACGGCGATGGCGTACGAGCTCCACTCATTAGTCTGCCTAGGAAGGagcttctcttctcaaCATGTCGTGGAGGCggagaaagaacttctgAGACATCGGCGCTGTCGTCTATGGCCAGGTCTTCTTTGGGAGAATCTGTGGTATCTTCCTGGCTCCTACGGAAGATGAAAGACATTTCTGAATGAGATGAGGTGAGAATGATTTAAGAATGTTTAGAAATCAATGCAATTATATGGGCTGGCTTTGGTCTGAAGACGGTTCTAAGGTTTTTCTGGAAGCTGATTTATAAGATTATAATTGAAATTCCTCTGACAATTGAGTTATTTGGTGAATTTATGGTAAACTATAGTTCTTATATGAGGCTACTGCCATGTGTCTTGAACTCAAAATATTTAGGCAATCACACAAACGACAAATGGCGGGATAAGGCAATAGGTGcaataattgaaaatgcGGTACGCTACTTTATAAATGGATAGTACTCCTGCTTATCGAGATAAATTGTGGAAGAGGTACGGGAATCGGGAGTTAGAGATAATTACTAACCTTCGTGGGCTGAATTTTTCTTTCGCAAAGTATGGGGAAGCCAACCTGTATCAGGAGATGTCTGGTACAGAGAGAAATGGAGGAAAACTGGAGGAGAGGAGGAGGAGAAATGGACTAGTAGCTTTCAACCACAGATAGTATAGCCGATTATTTATTCCAATAATCATATAAGTACAAGCTTCTTAATGCTGTGATGTTTTTATATTCTTTTATTTGTGTTTGTTTGGTTAAATATGTGTAGAAAATGCAAAATTTAGTTCCACCAATCCACCTAATGAATTTCAAAGACACAATTCGTTGGGCAGACTCACTTTACAATATTGATTATAGTCAATTAAGTCGATTTATATTAAGTACGTAGTCTTTAAAGTGCCTGACCAAGCGATTGAATGCCAGAGATGAGTGTACGATATTCAATTGCTGGTATGTCTAATGTCTACCTTCTATGGATGTAATTGACTGCGAAATCTACACAACAGCGCCAATAACTCCACACCCACCTTGACACTATCAACAAACACCACTCCCTCAAAAGCAGCGCTCAACTTTTCGTTAAGTCCTGCCATACCCGCGCATCCGAGCAATACCGTCTTTATGTTTTCATCCGCATACTCCTTGTTCAAAACGACATCTACCCGattttcaatcttcttgaactcttcagGATCGCTGAGCGAAAGAACACTAACATCCAAAGCCCGggtgggtgcaaatttcCTGCTCGGAAAGCTAGAGCTACCTACAAAGTCGGTGACGGCTGTGTCCAACACTTCGTTCCATTCACTGACGCTTGTGATAATTACCAGCTTTGAACCCACCAGGAGCCCATAGAGAAGCGTGGCCTGCATAATCCCCAACACAGGCTTGCTGGTGAGTTTCTGAAGCGAACCAACAAGCGGATGTTCTGAATAGCAACAAACGAGAAAGCCATCGTAGATCTCAATTGCCCCTTTGGAAACCAAGTCTGGAAGGACCGCCTGTTCTGAAgcacaagaagttgaaggaacaaTCTCTCTCGGAGCGGACTCAGGTCCCGTATAGAAAACGAGTTCTACACCTTCTGGGCTCAGCACCGTTTTCGAGAGATTTTCAGTTACCTTCTCAGAAGAATTAGGGTTTATTACTAGCAACTTCATACTACTTCGAATCAGGCCCAAAACAAGAGTGTTAGTGTTTGAACAAAGTGTAAAGAAAATATACAAATTTAGAGAGTGAACGGAAGATCTTCTTAGAAAAGCAGTTCAATTATGGAACGTATGAAAATGTCAATGGAAAATCCTTATCTAAAGTTTAGGTTATGACATAAGCGAGCCGGGCGCTATCGTCTTTTAGCGCGCGTCTAACTCTTTTTATTGTACCAAAATACTTGCAATAGTAAGAACATCTCAGAAGGTATTCAGCTAAGAAGAATATAATAGAGGAACCCACTTGAATTACGGACGAATTTCTCGATCCAATATGATTTATAAGTAAAAGGTTTTGGCCTTGTTTCTATCAATCTTACGAATCTTAATAATTAAAGATTTGAGAAGCGCAATAAAACGCGACTTGCATATATTTTATCTCAGCTTAGCTATTTTTCATTTCGTACGAGCa
It contains:
- a CDS encoding Asp/Glu racemase (go_function racemase and epimerase activity, acting on amino acids and derivatives~go_process metabolism) — translated: MKLLVINPNSSEKVTENLSKTVSSPEGVELVFYTGPESAPREIVPSTSCASEQAVLPDLVSKGAIEIYDGFLVCCYSEHPLVGSLQKLTSKPVLGIMQATLLYGLSVGSKSVIITSVSEWNEVLDTAVTDFVGSSSFPSRKFAPTRALDVSVLSLSDPEEFKKIENRVDVVLNKEYADENIKTVLLGCAGMAGLNEKLSAAFEGVVFVDSVKVGVELLASLCRFRSQLHP